A window of the Harmonia axyridis chromosome 5, icHarAxyr1.1, whole genome shotgun sequence genome harbors these coding sequences:
- the LOC123680927 gene encoding uncharacterized protein LOC123680927, whose product MCRSKTSTFAVLFLLVFCAECTLVPQPSVEETFRQCLLATPVGSGSMGQCLGVGVLGRLQSLDNEPEFDLVDGVTLTKDPKDYREAYSLADSDPSSLRSIIDSVGQVFSRKMRWDMSSIYPGLIMHITPSPGSAGFLEFALDPHMEAANRHKLKEFRTPHLILANSFLVPMLLGLKFKVIALMPIIFGLVALAAKKAIVLSKLALVISTALGLGSLLFGFVGSNVNHQGTGPQVFHQPFAPPYHINRYPEHHYEDSSYRSNNLADGVVNNVGATNDQIKLPENLQEIFSTGIAKSDRESKRNFAWNEEEKFKKAT is encoded by the exons ATGTGTCGATCGAAAACGTCGACGTTCGCAGTGCTGTTCCTGTTGGTTTTTTGCGCGGAGTGTACCTTGGTTCCTCAGCCCTCGGTGGAGGAGACTTTCAGGCAATGTCTTCTGGCCACCCCTGTGGGGTCGGGGAGCATGGGGCAGTGCTTGGGGGTGGGGGTGTTGGGAAGGCTGCAGAGTTTGGACAACGAGCCAGAATTCGATTTGGTTGATGGAGTTACGTTGACCAAGGACCCGAAGGATTACAGGGAAGCGTATAGTCTTGCCGACAGCGATCCTTCGAGCTTGAG ATCAATTATTGATTCTGTGGGCCAAGTCTTCTCCAGAAAAATGAGATGGGACATGAGTTCTATTTATCCTGGCCTCATTATGCACATAACGCCATCTCCTGGTTCAGCAGGATTTCTGGAATTCGCTTTAGATCCTCACATGGAAGCTGCAAACAGACATAAGTTAAAAGAGTTCCGCACAC cgcACCTAATACTGGCTAATAGTTTTTTGGTACCAATGCTGCTGGGACTCAAGTTCAAGGTCATAGCCTTGATGCCTATCATCTTCGGATTAGTAGCACTGGCTGCAAAGAAAGCAATAGTGCTAAGCAAGTTGGCACTTGTTATCTCTACTGCATTAGGTTTAGGGTCTCTTCTCTTTGGTTTCGTAGGTTCAAATGTCAATCATCAAGGAACAGGACCCCAAGTGTTCCACCAACCATTTGCTCCACCGTATCATATTAATCG GTATCCAGAACACCATTATGAAGATTCCAGCTATAGATCTAACAACTTAGCAGATGGTGTTGTAAATAACGTAGGAGCTACAAATGATCAAATTAAACTTCCTGAAAATCTGCAAGAGATATTTTCAACTGGCATCGCCAAAAGTGACAGAGAGAGTAAAAGGAACTTTGCTtggaatgaagaagaaaaatttaagaagGCCACATGA